The following DNA comes from Simkania negevensis Z.
GAAATTTTAAAAGAATGGTAGGATTCTACAAGTTGTCTTGGATGACTTGTTTAGAACCTATGGTCTCTTATTAAAATTTACTAAGAGAATTATGCACCCTAATAAACAGTTTATTATATTAGATTATATTTTATTAGGTTCTATTCGTTACCCAAATCTATATTAATATTAACACAAACTTATTTTTTTTAAACATATATTTAACATTGTTATCGTAATTTATTAAATGTAAAATACTTACGTTTAAAAAAATTTTTAGATCATTGATTACAAATGGCTTGGTCCTCTAAAAAAGACCTATGTTGGACTTAGATTGAGAGAGAAGCACCATGAGCTTAGCGATTTCTGCCTTCGTTAATGTGAGGACGATGATATAAACTACTTAATATCAATAATTAACATGAGATCTTGGTTTATTTTGCTTATTATCCAGAGAGAAAGTCCTCTTAAATTCTCAGCATTTTTTGGCAAAGGGAAGAGGCAAAAAGGGTGGGAAGAATGAGAAAAACCCCTGAGAATGAATGAAATATAAGTTAACTCATGAAAAAGGGCCGTTATGCAATTCAAGTGGGGGAGATAGGGAGTGCATAACAGCCCAAATTTTAAAGGATTATGTCTGACTAGAGTCAGCTTGCTGTAGCCCAGTTAAAATCTCTGGTAGCTGCAGACTTAGGTCTAGATACTTAGATGCATTTTGCGCAGATTGCTGATAGAGCTGATCCATAAGCTTGCCACCTGTTTCAGACATGACCTTCTCGGACTCAAATTTACCTGCATCTTCCTGATGATTTGCCGCTTCCATTTGCGCTGAAGCCCGTCCAATTTGGCCCACAGCATTTGAGGCCTGCATAATGTGATCGGCATTCTTACTAATACGTGATTTACTCCCATTGATCTCTTCTTCAAGGCTTTGGCCTCTCTTATTGAGATGCTTTGAAATCTCCTTAAGTTGGTCTTCATCTCCTAAATAGAGTGCATCTTTATCTGCCTTAGCAACTTTGAGTTGTGGCTCTTCGGATAGTTTTAGAGCTTGTTTCTCTTTCTCAGGGATCCGTTTTGAGAAGTCTGATGTACGACTTAACTCACCTAAAGTGTTTTTAATTCGCTTTGTTTCTAAATCTTCGCCTTTTTCTGAATTAGATAAGTTCTTTCCTACATTTTGCTTTAAAGCGTTTTCTGTTTCAGTTTGATAATCTTTCACTGTCTGGAGCTCTTCTTCTCGAGGGTCTAACCCTTTCTCTGCTAAGGTCGAATATGCGAATCCGACTCCCATTCCACCAAGACTCACCACTCCACAAGCAAATTCACCATAGGCCTGATCGCGCGTTTGCGATGCTTGTTCATGAGACGCATTTTTCGTATTTTCAGCTGTAGACTCTGCGCTTTTAAATGAGCTTACGGTGTCAAGTATCATCAATTTGTCGTATTGCGACGACATGGTTGAGTACAGCGACATGATTTTATAAATTGCATTTTGAGCCGCTGCTGCTGTTCCACTAAAAACTAAATTTGTCATTGAAACTGAACTTGTCATCTTTTCCTCCTTAAATATTACTTGCAACTGTTTGTGCCGCAGCACTCTCAACATAGCCAAAATGAGAAACTTCATTCATCATCTGTGTCAGAGACTTCGTCATGCTCTTATTAAATTCTAAACTCGATTTCATGGTGCTCTCACCAATTCTATCAGCTGCCATATCTAGTGAGAGTTCGGCGGCACTTTCTCCCATATTGTCAATCACTTTTGCTTGCTCAAGATCATAACCACCATTGACAATACTAGCAGTCCCATCAACTCCAACAGCTCCTATCTTTGTCAACCGAGCTAGTTTTTCTGCAGTTGGAAACTTATCTGCTAGTTTTTCCATCACTTTGACAAGTTCTTCTGGAACTTTTTCAACAAGATTTGCAGCAGTTTCTGAAACAAAATCAATTAATTCAGGCATATTTTTCGAGATGAGTTCGCTTACACCTTTTGTGAGCTTTTCAATTCCTTTCGAAATAGCAGAAGAAGATCCCGCTTCACTCGTCGCAGACATGCCACCTGATGCTACAAGTCCTACAACTGCAGTAAGCTCAAGCAATACAGTTGTCAAAGCTTGAAGAATTTTTTTCACTTCAGGGTTAGAAATAGGAAGACTTTCAAAAATTCCTTCTGAAATCGTGGAAGCTTCGTGACTCATCGCCATAGAGCCTCCCATGAGACCAGCTTTCAGGACTTTCTTTCCATTAAGAGTGATTTTTGTTCCGTTTTTCGCTTCATGACCTCCTAGAGACTCTGTTGCATCGTCAATGGTTTCGGTTAGGTCAGTTGTCGCATCCTCAGTAGCACCAGTTAGTGCTTTTTCGCCAACATCTGCAACAGCATCAACTGCTTCATCTGCTCCGACTTCAAGCGCACCAGCGGCTCCAACACCTGCTGTTACAAGCGCAACAGTTGCTACAGTCAAGACTCCTGCAATCCACTCGGCATCACTTTTTGGCACTCCCATATCAGTTAAGAGATCCTCAAATCCATTCGTCAAATCTTGCATGAGAGGGGTATCTGCCATTACTGCAACAAGTGCTCCAGCAAGAACTAGTTCAGGTTGAGCTGTTAAGACTCCTACCGCGATCATGACGACTGGAACAATTACCTTCACAACGATATCTAAAGCTTTTTTCCACCAAGGTTGGTCTTCTTGCTCGTGGACATCTTCGAGAACTTGTTGATACTGCTCTGCAGCATTTTGAGTCGCTGCTTCAGAACCTTTTGATTCAATTTCTGAATTCACCATCGTTGTTTCTGATTGCACCTCTTGAACCTGTTGCACAGCTAATAGCAGCTCTAAAAGTAATTGTTTTCCTAGCTCTGGAGGTGCATCGGTTTGCTCGAATATATCTTCAACTGAATTCACTAATTTCCCAAGGTGCTGACTTAGCTCTTCATGTTGAGGAGATTGCCCATCTTGAGATGCACCTGAATGCGCGAGTTTTTGGAGTAAGTTGTTTAAAATCGAGATGGCTGAGCTCGCATCTGCTGTACGGTGACTTCCTTTTTCTCCTTCTGGAACTAAATTAAAGTGAATCTGATTTGTGGTTTCTTGAACATTTGACATAATTTTTTATCCTTCCTTTTATTAAGCCGTCATTGGGTTACTTGTGAGCTGACTGGTAAATGATTGCAGTTCCAAGGCCTGTTGTGGGAACTGAAACGTCTGTGTAATTGTTTGCTGAGCGCTTTGAATCTGTTGAGTCATTGCCGACATGACACTTGTTAAAGACGAGATCCAACCCTGAAATCCAGATTGAGCTGCGCTTAAACAAGCTTGCGTCATAGGCACAGCATTATCGTTCGAGCTTTGAAATCCCGGGTCATTGGCGCTATTATAGTCATCGAAAATACCCGAATAACCACCCTTCATAATATCATTCTCTACATCTTGTTGCTTCTTCATCAGCTTAGTTAAGCCTGTTGAAAGGCTAATCGCAATGTTTGCTGTATAGAGCAAGTCATTTTGCTCCACATTTGCAAGCTGGACTGAAGCTTCCATGGTTGCTAATATCACATTGCCCATGGCCTGAAATCCGCTCATTTTTACCTCCTTTTTATGATGTAATTTCGTTATTAATTGCTTGCTGCTCTCCTTTAGAAATGTCTTGTAGACAATTGTCTAAGATCGAAAGCATTTGCTTTTCTTCTCCCATAAAAAACTGGAAAACTGAAGTTGCAGTTTTTGAAAAATCAGTAAAAGTTGTCGAAAGCTCATTCATATCTGCCGTCTTTTCCTGAATCATGTTTTCATACGAGCTCAGTCCCTCCCCTTTTCCTTGCTGGCTACCAGAAGCCACATGTGTATACTCAAAAGTTCCACTCCACATCGCTTCGAGTGCCCATCCTGTGCCATCAACACTCATAACCTGCCAGTCATCAGTAGGCTGACCAGAAGCAGAATTGGCACAATATTCCCCTTGGATCTGTGGAACATCTACCGTTTCCTCGGTACCGTTCACTGTGACGTTCATGGGGACAGAAGTCATGACGATTTTAACGTAATTATTATCAAGCCCGTTATACATTAATCCGGTCGTCATTAAGTCTGAGATCGCGCTCGTTACATTCGCTTGAAGTTGAGAGTTAGATGCTAAGTTAGGATTCAAATACACTAGTTGTAAGATCGAGTTCGCTTCAGAAACTGCATCCGATCCAGGACAACTCCCTGGGTCTTTTCCAAAAGTAAACCCTTTTAGAGAGTTCACGACATCCTCTGGTTTAAGCCCAGTGCAACTATTAAAATCCTCCTTAATACTATCCAAACGAGGGATCAATTGGTCTGAGACTTGATCCATCAGGTAATCCTGATACTCCATCTCTCCCCCAATAGACTTCTCCTTTGTGGGCATCATCACAAACATGATGTAGATAAGCTGAGCAAAGGCATTTGGCAAGGTATCGAGCGTATTGAGCTCACTTTCCCATGCCTTGTTTGCATCAGATTTATATTGATCTCCCGTCGTATAACTTGTCGGGACTGCTGGAATTGTACTCATATCCTAATCCTTTCTTTCCTACTTTCCCTGGCAGGCAGCGAATAGCTTTGTCTTTTCCTCAAGCTGATCCCTGCTTTCCTTTAATGCCTGGAGACGACTCTTCAAACCCATCTAGATTTGACAAGCTCTCCAGGGACGCAGACTTCCCTGGTGCTGAGTGGATTCATGCAAACACATAAAACGCGTATGCACTCAATCGCACGAAGCTAAATAACTGTTACATAATGAAGCAAATAAAGAAGCTTCATCACCTTCACACAAACAAAACCGACCATAGACAAACGAAGTGCCTATCTAAAGCGGCCTTTATCTGAGTGAGGTAAGAAGCGTTTGAAACGACGTATTATAGTTACGCCAAGTACCCCCTCAGCAAACCAGAAAAGATCTGCCAAGATCTAATCATCTTATCATCGATGCATACTGAGACTTAAAAGATACAAAAAGACTGTTTGGTTCAATGGACACATTCTTGGGTGATAGAGTCCAGAACCTCACAATCTCATATTCTATTTAAGATTGTATGCAACACTAATAAATGATTTATTAAATTAGATTATACTTTACTAGGTTCTAAATTACCCAAAATCTATCTTAATAATAGCATATCTTAATTTATTTTAAACAATTATTTTAAATTTTATCATAAACCATTCAATAACAAAGACTTGAGAGATAATCATCTCGCAAATAACTTTCATTCAACAAGTTACAACCAAACCAACTCTAGATACGTCGCTTTGATTTACCGAATAATAAACCCTCAGACTCTCTGTCATCCCTACTCGGGAAAGGGGTATAAGAGCATCCTCCTCCCCCTCCTGGAGTGAACCAAGCAAAATCGATTTGCTCGGGAGCGATGGTTGGGACTTGTTCAAGAGGCGGAGAAATGGTGATGTCGATTTTTTGGATTTCAAGTTGCGCTTTTCCGTTGCTAAATCCCCGGCTATTCCAAGTCGGATTTTCAAATGCAATTTTGATGTACATTGGGCTAAAGGGCCCAGTTCCAAGATCTTGCGTGCTAAAAGGAGTTTCTCCATCGAGTATCCGTGTAAGAATGAGACGGTTATTTTGATCATATTTCCCTTCCATCTTGAGTATGTGGACTTTACCATCCCAAAAGTTCGGCACAACTTTCCAAAGGGGAGTTCCGTCTGGATGGGTATCCATGTATTCGCCATGCCCTCCAACAGCATGACCGATGTAACTTCCATCGCGGATGCAAACGGAATTTTGGGGAGGTGGAGTGTTAGGAGAAATATCTGAACCCATTTCGCAATCAAACTCTGTAATCGGATCGGCGCCTGGTGCATGGGTATGATAAATTGGGTTATTGGGACCGCGCTGCGATTCACCATATGTCCATAAAGCAACAGTCGGTTCGTAATCAGATCCATCATTTGTGGCAACAAAGGTCATTTCAATTGTGAAATCCCGTCCACTTGGGATAAATTGTGTCGATTGAATGCCCCCATTGGCATAAGGAGGGGAAGATGTATTGTCACGGGTACTGATTAACTGAATGCCATGGCATGTGACTTTTGTAAAATCACTTGGTGGAAATCCAGGCCCAAACATGGTATTCCCTGTCAGAGCAACACCCCAATCTGAGCTAATCATCCCACTTGTGAAGTCGTAACTTTGTGTACATCCCGTTTTTTGATACCAACTTCGGTCTGGGTTATAAGGGTTAATCGCATTGATTTGATCATAAACTGTCGGATTATCAGAAATTAAACTCACATCAAAGAAAAAGGCAGCGTCTTCAAGATTTGTCAATATGACCACAGGTCTAAAAAAAGTCCCAGCTTGCATGCTTTCAAACTCATCTGCCGAAATTTCAATCTGAATAGGTGTCACTTGACCTGGGGTAAGAGAAGTAAAGGTTTGAGAGATTTGGGGGAGAGTGGTGTTATCAACGAGGGCAATCCCCTTAAATTGAAGATTCACACTTCCACTTTCTCCTTCTGGAATGAAAATTTTTGCATGAAGAGTATAGTCTCCAATAGGACAGGGAACAGGGCCATTGGAAGTGACCGAACCATTTTTAGGCATGTATAAAGCATGCGCCCCGTTGAGTCCATTTGTCAATTTAATTTCGTGATTCGCAGGAATGCTTCCATCAATATACCAATAAGGATGTCCTGCATTCTTAAGCGGCGATTGATCAATATTTTTCTGAATGGAAATCGAGCCATCTAAAAGATTATCCCCCACATTTAATTTTGATTCGATTTGAGGAAAATGTCCTACATCTGGATCTCCTAAAGTGGTCACTAGCGGAAAGAGAGAAGCAGCGTATTCCATCAGCTTAGAAGTAGTCGTGACATCAACCACGACAATGTTTTTAAAGACAGTATTTTTTCCTCCACTTAAGCTTACCTTCATCGAATTTCCTGAAGCTGTAAACCAAAAAAACCGGCGATGAAATCCTTCTTGATCGATTTCATTAGAAGTTTGAGGATAATCGGTCGTTTTTCCAGAGATCGAGCTTGTGAGAGAAACAGCACCTGCAACATCTATTCCTCCCGAATAAGCTCCATCATTACTGCTTGGGGGTGTTCCCAAAACATACCCTCCCACCAAATAAAGATGACCGGAAATGGTTGTGACCTCTTGGCTAACGCTGATGTAACCTGGTTTAGATGGGATGTCCGAAAAAGAGAGACTATTTTTATTTTCAATAGGACTTGTCTTATCATACGGATCTGGAGAATTCACAACGAGAGTTCCTGAACCGCCCGTAATTTGCCATCCAGTTGTTCCCTCACTAAAATCTCCATTAGAGATCAGATTTTTATAGGAGTCAATAGGGGGAAGAAGGCATTGATATGCGGGAATAGCAAGTGCATTTTGTATGATTCCAATAAGCTGCTGTAAATGGTTGTCATAGTCTGAAGCGTGGTCGCTATCATAGTCATTTTGGATCGGAGAAATCGTCCCCGTAGTGTCATCTTCAATGAGAGATTTGACTTTACTTAAGAGTGCGGAAAACGTTGAAGCATATTGATCTTGAAGAGATTCATAAGGGAGCGTTCCTTGGCGATAAAGAGAAAGAGCCTTTTCATAGTCTTGGCTCGATTGAATAACCTCTTCTTTAACTTGCGTATAATTACATAATTTTTCTGCCTCTTCATCAGTTGTCATGAGTGATCCATATTCAACTCCAACTGCTTGAGCGGTAAATAGAATGGAGATTCCCCAAATAGCTAGCTTCATGTTCTACCTTTAACGAAAAAAATCAATTTGCAGTCATCTTATGCATGTGAAAAAAAATTTACAACCCTGAAAATGGCAAATTTGTTTCCAGATTTGAGAGTGGGGGATATTTGGGTAGTTGATTCGCTGGATTCTGAGTAAGATTTCCCAATTTTGAGCGCAGTGGAATAGCCATGCGCTATTTCCGAGCGAAAAAAAGGGGGAAGATTACCAGAAGCCAAATGAAGAAACCCTCAAAAATTCACCAACCTCGATTCAAAAAAAGCCTCCGGCCCGGGGAGACTGAGCGCGGAGGCAGGGAGTACGGAAAGAAAAGAAACTCTTTAATTTTTAACTTCCAGTGAGAACATCTCCTTGAGCAATATTCACCAGAACTTGCGCAGTCTGAATTGCTGTTCGAAGCGCTTCATTCGCCTGAGAAGTCAAGTCGTTTTGGCCAGCTTGAGCCATCGCTTGAGTTGATTGTCCAATTGCTTTGCTCGCTTCGTATTTTCCAACTTCTTGTTGGTATTGAGCGCCAACGCCATCGGTCACACCATTTGCGATCATTCCAAGAGAGCGGCCAATAAGATTCGCAGTTTCACCTTTTTGACTAGCAGCTCTTAGCTGATCAGTAACGTATCCTTGCTTCTTCTCGATTGTCTTTTCGAGGTGAGTGACAAGATTATTCGCTTGTTCCTTACTTGATTTTTGAATCACAAGCCTATCTGTCTTATCAGGACCATAAATCTCAATTGATTCATCTAGATCAAGTTTTTTATAATCATTTGTCTTCGTTAACTCTTCCATTCGGTTTTGAATAGCCTCTCCTCTAGCTTCTTCTTCAGTCATTGGTCCAATACGCTCTCTATTCGAAAGAACTCTTGAATCAGGTCCTTTAACTTGTTTCGCTTCTTCGAGATATTTATTCATCGTTTCAATTTCAGCACGATCCCCTTTTAGAGCGCTTTCTGCTTGCCATTGTTTAACTGTAGCAAAGGCAGCACCCCCTAAAGTCATTCCACCATTGAGTAAACCGCCAAGCCCACGAAGTGCTGTTTGCATCGCTTGTTTATCAAAAGATTCTCTAGTATCTTCTGCAATATTTTTAGTTGCTTCAAAGTTGAAAATGTTCTCTATAAGAGACAAATTAATCATAATCACTGACAGCTCGACACTTGAAGAAATCAACCCATCAATTGCAGCCTGAGCAACAGCCTGGTTTCCGACATTCACTGAATTTGATTGTGGTAAATTTAAAGCCATATTATTTCCCCCTTATTTATTACTGAGCCAACATGTCGGCTACAATGTTTTGATTCTGATTAAGTAAATTACCAACTCGGTTGATCATGACGCCGAATTCCTGCATCATTTGGATAGCATCTTGAACAATATTAGACGTTTGGACTTGAGTCGCTTTTTCTGATGAAGAAAGCGTTTTCAATGAAGCATCTATTGTTCCTAGTTTCGTCATTGCAGAAGCTTGCACACCGTCATAACCAGCAACTGCGCATTCCGCAGTACCAGCAGAGATCAAAGCAAAGTTCTTAATATATTCTGAAACGGAAACAATCCGATTCACAGCAGAGGTTAAAGCATCCACAACCTTTGGAAGTTTTTCAGTGATAAATCCGCCTGCTTTGTCTGCAGCTTTTTTTAATCCATTACTTAAGAGGTTAACATCTGTATCATTTGACTTGAGCGCCCCATAGCCGCCAACCATTGCTCCAGCAATTGCGACAACTTCCAAGATCGCATCAAAAGTGATCGTTAAAGCCTTTTTCACCTCATCACTCACAGGTAGTGCGTCAACAAAACCTGCTACAATCT
Coding sequences within:
- a CDS encoding type III secretion system translocon subunit SctE, which codes for MSNVQETTNQIHFNLVPEGEKGSHRTADASSAISILNNLLQKLAHSGASQDGQSPQHEELSQHLGKLVNSVEDIFEQTDAPPELGKQLLLELLLAVQQVQEVQSETTMVNSEIESKGSEAATQNAAEQYQQVLEDVHEQEDQPWWKKALDIVVKVIVPVVMIAVGVLTAQPELVLAGALVAVMADTPLMQDLTNGFEDLLTDMGVPKSDAEWIAGVLTVATVALVTAGVGAAGALEVGADEAVDAVADVGEKALTGATEDATTDLTETIDDATESLGGHEAKNGTKITLNGKKVLKAGLMGGSMAMSHEASTISEGIFESLPISNPEVKKILQALTTVLLELTAVVGLVASGGMSATSEAGSSSAISKGIEKLTKGVSELISKNMPELIDFVSETAANLVEKVPEELVKVMEKLADKFPTAEKLARLTKIGAVGVDGTASIVNGGYDLEQAKVIDNMGESAAELSLDMAADRIGESTMKSSLEFNKSMTKSLTQMMNEVSHFGYVESAAAQTVASNI
- a CDS encoding carbohydrate binding domain-containing protein — encoded protein: MKLAIWGISILFTAQAVGVEYGSLMTTDEEAEKLCNYTQVKEEVIQSSQDYEKALSLYRQGTLPYESLQDQYASTFSALLSKVKSLIEDDTTGTISPIQNDYDSDHASDYDNHLQQLIGIIQNALAIPAYQCLLPPIDSYKNLISNGDFSEGTTGWQITGGSGTLVVNSPDPYDKTSPIENKNSLSFSDIPSKPGYISVSQEVTTISGHLYLVGGYVLGTPPSSNDGAYSGGIDVAGAVSLTSSISGKTTDYPQTSNEIDQEGFHRRFFWFTASGNSMKVSLSGGKNTVFKNIVVVDVTTTSKLMEYAASLFPLVTTLGDPDVGHFPQIESKLNVGDNLLDGSISIQKNIDQSPLKNAGHPYWYIDGSIPANHEIKLTNGLNGAHALYMPKNGSVTSNGPVPCPIGDYTLHAKIFIPEGESGSVNLQFKGIALVDNTTLPQISQTFTSLTPGQVTPIQIEISADEFESMQAGTFFRPVVILTNLEDAAFFFDVSLISDNPTVYDQINAINPYNPDRSWYQKTGCTQSYDFTSGMISSDWGVALTGNTMFGPGFPPSDFTKVTCHGIQLISTRDNTSSPPYANGGIQSTQFIPSGRDFTIEMTFVATNDGSDYEPTVALWTYGESQRGPNNPIYHTHAPGADPITEFDCEMGSDISPNTPPPQNSVCIRDGSYIGHAVGGHGEYMDTHPDGTPLWKVVPNFWDGKVHILKMEGKYDQNNRLILTRILDGETPFSTQDLGTGPFSPMYIKIAFENPTWNSRGFSNGKAQLEIQKIDITISPPLEQVPTIAPEQIDFAWFTPGGGGGCSYTPFPSRDDRESEGLLFGKSKRRI